In one Streptomyces sp. NBC_01288 genomic region, the following are encoded:
- a CDS encoding cytochrome P450 family protein has translation MSTGSEETRIVLDPFVGDLDGESARLRAAGPLAAVELPGGVPVWAVTRHAEAKQLLTDPRLVKDINVWGAWQRGEIPADWPLIGLANPGRSMLTVDGVDHRRMRTLVAQALTPRRVEQMRERIAKRTQGLLDGLDGDEVDLKAAFAYPLPMYVIADLMGIAEDQLPRLKELFEKFFSTQTPPAEVIATLTELAGIMAATVAAKRAEPGDDLTSALIAASENGDHLTDEEIVSTLQLMVAAGHETTISLIVNTVVNLSTHPVQRALVLAGEADWSSVVEETLRHSTPTSHVLIRFATEDVQVGDKILPAGDALIVSYAAIGRDEEAHGPTAGEFDITRTSENRHISFGHGPHVCPGAALSRLEADVALPALYERFPHLDLAVPAAELRNKPVVTQNDIFELPVRLTPGD, from the coding sequence ATGAGCACCGGTTCCGAAGAGACCCGTATCGTCCTCGACCCGTTCGTCGGCGACCTGGACGGCGAGAGCGCGAGGCTTCGCGCGGCCGGTCCGCTGGCCGCCGTAGAGCTGCCCGGTGGCGTGCCCGTGTGGGCGGTGACGCGGCACGCCGAGGCGAAACAGCTGCTCACGGATCCGCGGCTGGTGAAGGACATCAACGTCTGGGGTGCCTGGCAGCGCGGCGAGATCCCCGCGGACTGGCCGCTGATCGGGCTCGCGAACCCGGGCCGTTCGATGCTGACCGTGGACGGCGTGGACCACCGCCGGATGCGCACGCTGGTCGCGCAGGCGCTCACCCCGCGCCGGGTGGAACAGATGCGGGAGCGGATCGCGAAGCGGACGCAGGGCCTGCTCGACGGCCTGGACGGGGACGAGGTCGACCTGAAGGCGGCGTTCGCGTACCCGCTCCCCATGTACGTCATCGCCGACCTCATGGGCATAGCGGAGGACCAACTCCCGCGCCTGAAGGAGCTGTTCGAGAAGTTCTTCTCGACGCAGACGCCGCCGGCCGAGGTGATCGCCACCCTCACGGAACTCGCGGGCATCATGGCCGCGACGGTCGCGGCCAAGCGCGCCGAACCCGGCGACGACCTGACCTCCGCCCTGATCGCGGCGTCCGAGAACGGCGACCACCTCACCGACGAGGAGATCGTCTCCACGCTCCAGCTGATGGTCGCGGCCGGCCATGAGACGACGATCTCACTGATCGTCAACACGGTCGTCAATCTCTCGACGCACCCCGTCCAGCGCGCCCTGGTGCTGGCCGGCGAGGCCGACTGGTCCTCGGTGGTCGAGGAGACCCTGCGCCACTCGACGCCCACCTCGCACGTCCTGATCCGCTTCGCCACGGAGGACGTCCAGGTCGGCGACAAGATCCTCCCGGCCGGGGACGCGCTGATCGTGTCGTACGCCGCGATCGGCCGCGACGAGGAGGCCCACGGCCCGACGGCGGGCGAGTTCGACATCACCCGCACCAGCGAGAACCGGCACATCTCCTTCGGCCACGGCCCGCACGTCTGCCCGGGCGCGGCCCTCTCCCGCCTGGAGGCGGACGTGGCGCTCCCGGCCCTCTACGAGCGCTTCCCGCACCTGGACCTGGCGGTCCCGGCGGCCGAGCTCCGCAACAAGCCGGTGGTGACGCAGAACGACATCTTCGAGCTGCCGGTGCGGCTGACGCCGGGCGACTGA
- a CDS encoding cytochrome P450: MTAPVPLSGPRFQTEPAQLYREMRREHGAVTPVVLDGDVPAWLVLGYRELHQVTGDPVLFSRDSDLWNQWDGIPDDWPLLPMIGRKQPSILYTVGERHRERVGMISDALEAVDPSELRSYTEKFADELIDGICAKGETDIVGDYAMLLPVRVLARLYGFRDEQGSGLVTALNDMIDGRERAIAGQTHLATSMGQLLADRKEAPADDVVSRMLTHESGFNDIEIAQDLMVMMAAGHQPTADWIGNSLRLMLTDDRFAASLFGGRNSVAEAMNEVLWEDTPTQNVAGRWASRDTQLGGRRIRAGDLLLLGLQGANSDPQVRTDGSALTGGNNAHFSFGHGEHRCPFPAQEVAEVIARTGIEVVLDRLPDIDLAVPAESLTRRPSPWLRGLTELPVRFTPVAAL, from the coding sequence GTGACCGCGCCCGTACCGCTGAGTGGACCCAGGTTCCAGACCGAACCGGCGCAGCTGTACCGGGAGATGCGGCGCGAGCACGGCGCCGTGACCCCCGTGGTGCTCGACGGCGACGTCCCGGCCTGGCTGGTGCTCGGCTACCGCGAGCTGCACCAAGTCACCGGCGATCCCGTGCTGTTCAGCCGTGACTCCGACCTGTGGAACCAGTGGGACGGCATCCCCGACGACTGGCCGCTGCTGCCGATGATCGGCCGTAAGCAGCCGTCGATCCTCTACACGGTCGGCGAACGGCACCGCGAGCGCGTCGGCATGATCAGCGACGCGCTGGAGGCCGTCGACCCGTCCGAACTCCGGTCCTACACCGAGAAGTTCGCCGACGAACTGATCGACGGGATCTGCGCCAAGGGCGAGACGGACATCGTCGGTGACTACGCGATGCTGCTGCCGGTACGGGTCCTGGCCCGGCTCTACGGCTTCCGGGACGAGCAGGGTTCGGGGCTGGTGACCGCGCTCAACGACATGATCGACGGCCGCGAGCGGGCGATCGCCGGGCAGACCCATCTGGCCACGTCCATGGGGCAGTTGCTGGCCGACCGGAAGGAAGCGCCGGCCGACGACGTCGTGTCGAGGATGCTGACGCACGAGTCCGGCTTCAACGACATCGAGATCGCCCAGGACTTGATGGTGATGATGGCGGCGGGCCACCAGCCGACCGCCGACTGGATCGGCAACTCGCTGCGCCTGATGCTGACCGACGACCGTTTCGCGGCCTCGCTGTTCGGCGGCCGCAACAGTGTCGCCGAGGCGATGAACGAGGTCCTGTGGGAGGACACCCCGACGCAGAACGTGGCCGGCCGTTGGGCCTCCCGCGACACGCAGCTCGGCGGCCGCCGTATCCGCGCGGGCGATCTGCTCCTGCTGGGCCTCCAAGGCGCCAACTCCGACCCCCAGGTCCGCACCGACGGCTCCGCGCTCACCGGCGGCAACAACGCGCACTTCTCCTTCGGGCACGGGGAGCACCGGTGTCCGTTCCCGGCGCAGGAGGTGGCCGAGGTGATCGCGCGGACGGGCATCGAGGTCGTCCTGGACCGGCTCCCGGACATCGACCTGGCGGTACCGGCCGAGTCCCTCACGCGGAGACCTTCGCCGTGGCTGCGCGGACTGACCGAACTGCCGGTGCGGTTCACACCCGTCGCCGCGCTCTGA
- a CDS encoding GTP-binding protein produces MDSATSDARTPLGASADNGLKIVVVGGFGVGKTTLVRSVSEIRPLNTEETMTKAGEAVDDISEVRGKSATTVAFDFGRITLDARNVLYLFGAPGQERFWFLWDRLFSGTLGAVVLVDTRRIGDSWYAIDRLEHHGTPFIVACNDFGGPTYAPQQIREALDLDPHVPLLDCDARSRASAKQVLITLVEHVKDQHSKGRYDGQGPARPQVPAPHQELAL; encoded by the coding sequence TTGGACTCCGCAACCTCTGACGCGCGCACCCCCTTGGGTGCCTCCGCCGACAACGGCTTGAAGATCGTGGTCGTCGGCGGCTTCGGCGTCGGCAAGACCACGCTGGTCCGCTCGGTCAGCGAGATACGTCCCCTCAACACCGAGGAGACGATGACGAAGGCCGGCGAGGCCGTCGACGACATCAGCGAAGTGCGCGGCAAGTCCGCGACCACCGTCGCCTTCGACTTCGGCCGCATCACGCTCGACGCCCGCAATGTGCTGTACCTGTTCGGTGCCCCGGGCCAGGAGAGGTTCTGGTTCCTCTGGGACCGTCTCTTCTCCGGGACGCTCGGCGCGGTCGTCCTCGTCGACACCCGCCGCATCGGCGACTCCTGGTACGCGATCGACCGCCTCGAACACCACGGCACCCCCTTCATCGTGGCCTGCAACGACTTCGGCGGCCCGACCTACGCCCCGCAGCAGATCCGCGAGGCCCTCGACCTCGACCCGCACGTCCCCCTCCTGGACTGCGACGCCCGCTCCCGCGCGTCCGCGAAACAAGTCCTGATCACCCTGGTCGAGCACGTCAAGGACCAACACAGCAAGGGCCGTTACGACGGCCAGGGCCCCGCCCGCCCCCAAGTCCCCGCCCCTCACCAGGAGTTGGCCCTGTGA
- a CDS encoding DUF742 domain-containing protein, giving the protein MSRPGRDDSPDRLYTLTGGRTRSGPDSPFDLVTLVVAECDPATGMQSEHAAILRITEHPTAVVELAAELKLPVSITKILLSDLLAAGRVSARHPRKADLDPDVLEQVLVGLRNL; this is encoded by the coding sequence ATGAGCCGCCCCGGCAGGGACGACTCACCCGACCGCCTCTACACGCTCACCGGAGGCCGCACCCGTTCCGGCCCGGACAGCCCGTTCGACCTGGTGACCCTCGTGGTCGCCGAGTGCGATCCGGCGACCGGGATGCAGTCGGAGCACGCGGCGATCCTGCGGATCACCGAACACCCCACGGCCGTCGTCGAGTTGGCGGCCGAACTGAAGCTCCCGGTGTCCATCACCAAGATCCTCCTCTCCGACCTTCTCGCGGCCGGCCGGGTCAGCGCCCGCCATCCGCGCAAGGCCGATCTCGATCCCGACGTCCTGGAACAGGTGCTCGTTGGACTCCGCAACCTCTGA
- a CDS encoding roadblock/LC7 domain-containing protein: MTGTTTADEKLTWLIEGLLERTPGARHALVLSRDGLKLCRTPELSVDQADQLAAIAAGIQSLSHGASVEFGDGSGGVRSAMTEFYGGVLFIVEAGEGAHLALVTTEDADAGLIGHNMSELVEQLGEHLRAEPRS; encoded by the coding sequence ATGACCGGCACGACGACCGCCGACGAGAAGCTCACCTGGCTCATCGAGGGCCTCCTGGAGCGCACCCCGGGCGCGCGGCACGCGCTCGTGCTGTCGCGGGACGGCCTGAAGCTGTGCCGGACGCCCGAACTCTCCGTCGACCAGGCCGACCAGCTCGCCGCGATCGCCGCCGGGATCCAGTCGCTGTCGCACGGCGCGTCCGTGGAGTTCGGCGACGGCAGCGGGGGTGTGCGCTCCGCGATGACGGAGTTCTACGGCGGGGTGCTGTTCATCGTCGAGGCGGGCGAGGGCGCGCATCTGGCCCTGGTCACCACCGAGGACGCGGACGCGGGGCTGATCGGGCACAACATGAGCGAGCTGGTGGAACAGCTCGGCGAGCACCTGCGCGCGGAACCCCGTTCGTGA
- a CDS encoding ATP-binding protein: MTAPILPGERPTFRTIAPVPVFTAVLAGLAVAGAVYVTPGSKRLAVACGAGAGALLLCAAVALAAHAYQTARITRRRLEAVTLDAGRLLQERARLSTDFDRERVQLTEELTHERARLTAELSQERARLTSDFSQERMRLTTSFAEERGRLTEESELERARLTAANKQLSEKARRDSHERAAALSATANAAGRMQALATGMLADLRAMEERHSDEDVLADLLHLDHRTAQAGRIADSVAVLTGARSGRRWARPIAMESILRGAMGRISGYQRVRVHSASDTAVAGHAAEGVMHALAELLDNAANFSPPSAEVHVYVEEVPAGVILSVEDSGLVMGDIQLRRAERAVSGDSTELGGLTGTRLGLAVVGRLARKYGLKVSYRPSARGGTGVLMLVPQDILVPQDAPTPQVSLDLPEPSPSPSSTPVDPEAVAAPAASVRDHPWMSYAAGRTLADLDPDPVPTHESPERGVLADAVTDVANALPEGLPKRRRGQALAEAERARTRAESPVPETPRPAPSADDTLARTARFNSFRQAVREAATDQGTRASGTDADSTVPADSPVSAEPTPSLSHSEGNPTS, from the coding sequence ATGACCGCCCCCATACTTCCCGGCGAACGACCCACCTTCCGCACCATCGCCCCCGTCCCTGTGTTCACCGCCGTGCTGGCCGGGCTCGCGGTCGCCGGCGCGGTCTATGTGACACCCGGCTCGAAGCGCCTCGCGGTCGCCTGCGGTGCCGGTGCCGGCGCGCTGCTGCTGTGCGCGGCCGTCGCGCTCGCCGCGCACGCGTATCAGACGGCCCGGATCACCCGCCGCCGCCTGGAGGCCGTCACCCTGGACGCGGGGCGGCTGTTGCAGGAACGGGCCCGGCTGAGCACGGACTTCGACCGGGAGCGCGTGCAGCTGACCGAGGAGCTGACCCACGAGCGGGCCCGGCTGACCGCGGAACTCTCGCAGGAACGCGCCCGGTTGACCTCCGACTTCTCCCAGGAGCGCATGCGGCTCACCACCTCCTTCGCGGAGGAGCGCGGCCGTCTCACGGAGGAGAGCGAGCTGGAGCGCGCCCGGCTGACCGCCGCGAACAAGCAGCTGTCCGAGAAGGCCCGCCGGGACTCCCACGAGCGGGCCGCCGCGCTCTCCGCGACCGCCAACGCGGCGGGCCGGATGCAGGCGCTGGCCACCGGCATGCTCGCCGACCTGCGCGCCATGGAGGAGCGGCACTCGGACGAGGACGTTCTCGCCGACCTGCTCCACCTCGACCACCGCACCGCGCAGGCGGGCCGTATCGCCGACTCCGTCGCCGTCCTCACGGGCGCCCGGTCCGGCCGCCGTTGGGCCCGCCCGATCGCCATGGAGTCGATCCTGCGCGGCGCGATGGGCCGGATCAGCGGCTATCAACGCGTGCGCGTGCACTCCGCGAGCGACACCGCCGTCGCCGGGCACGCGGCCGAGGGCGTGATGCACGCGCTCGCCGAACTCCTCGACAACGCCGCGAACTTCTCGCCGCCGAGCGCCGAAGTGCACGTCTACGTAGAAGAAGTGCCCGCCGGGGTCATCCTCTCGGTGGAGGACAGCGGCCTGGTCATGGGCGACATCCAGCTGCGCCGCGCCGAGCGGGCCGTGTCCGGCGACTCCACCGAGCTTGGCGGTCTCACCGGCACCCGGCTCGGCCTCGCGGTCGTCGGCCGGCTGGCCCGCAAGTACGGCCTGAAGGTGTCGTACCGGCCCTCCGCGCGGGGCGGCACCGGCGTCCTGATGCTCGTACCGCAGGACATCCTGGTGCCCCAGGACGCGCCGACACCGCAGGTGTCCCTGGACCTTCCCGAGCCGTCGCCGTCACCGTCGTCGACACCGGTGGATCCGGAGGCGGTTGCCGCGCCCGCGGCCTCCGTCCGGGACCATCCGTGGATGTCCTACGCCGCCGGGCGCACCCTCGCCGATCTGGACCCGGACCCGGTGCCCACGCACGAGTCGCCGGAGCGCGGGGTCCTCGCCGACGCGGTGACGGACGTAGCGAACGCGTTGCCCGAAGGCCTGCCCAAGCGTCGCCGGGGTCAGGCACTCGCGGAAGCCGAGCGCGCACGCACGCGTGCCGAGTCCCCGGTGCCCGAAACGCCCCGTCCGGCCCCCTCCGCCGACGACACCCTCGCCCGCACCGCCCGCTTCAACAGCTTCCGCCAGGCCGTACGCGAGGCGGCGACCGACCAGGGCACGCGCGCGTCCGGCACCGACGCGGACAGCACCGTACCGGCGGACAGCCCCGTATCAGCAGAGCCCACCCCCTCCCTCTCCCACTCGGAAGGCAACCCCACCTCATGA
- a CDS encoding FAD-binding and (Fe-S)-binding domain-containing protein, which produces MADLEAELRRTVRGEVGFDVTSRALMTMDASNYRRVPLGVVAPRDADDVAATLAACRAHGVPVVARGGGTSIAGQATGTGVVLDFTRHMNGLVSLDPASRTAVVQPGLVLDRLQQAAAPHGLRFGPDPSTHSRCTLGGMIGNNSCGSHSVAWGTTADSVSDLSVITARGDLLRLGRDWAGAPEGLRPLAEAESARLRTGFPDLPRRISGYALDALLPENGADVARSFCGSEGTLGILTEAVVRLVEAPRARALAVLGYADESAAAEAAAGLLPFAPLTVEGMAADLVRSTADLPRGGAWLFVETGGDTEAEARARAETIVRAADVLDSLVVTDPSGQRALWRIREDASGAATRMPGGTSQPPGAGGGSEAWPGWEDCAVPPAQLGPYLRDFRGLLVAHGLRGTPYGHFGDGCIHVRIDFDLLTEAGVARFRRFSEELAELVTAHGGSLSGEHGDGQARAELLPKMYGTEMVTLFERVKGVWDPDDLLNPGMLVRPAPLDTNLRFSVLPRKPVDVVFGYPSDGGDFSAAVRRCVGVAKCRTTEANGPSVMCPSFRATGEEAHSTRGRARLLHEMLAGELVTDGWQSTEVRDALDLCLSCKGCRTDCPVGVDVATYKAEFLHHHYEGRRRPAAHYAMGWLPRWLRLVARTRTAWLVNSLASVRPLASLAKRLGGIAGERGIPRVAGTTFTRAWRRDARAGEPGRERVFLWPDTFTEHLSPEVGQAAVRVLEAAGLDVFPVTALPLTAGKPVCCGLTYVSTGQLDRARAVMSRTLDAMGELPGTGDVPIVVLEPSCAAALRTDLPELLPDDPRAARLSASVLTFAEALERLAPDWTPPHINRPTVGQTHCHQHAVLGDAPDRRLREAAGLTGELAGGCCGLAGNFGFEKGHYEVSTACAEEQLLPAVRQAPDGAVVLADGFSCRTQLEQLAGVRGRHLAEVLADALEEEGK; this is translated from the coding sequence ATGGCGGATCTTGAGGCGGAGCTGCGCAGGACCGTCCGGGGCGAGGTGGGTTTCGACGTCACGTCCCGGGCGCTGATGACGATGGACGCGTCCAACTACCGACGCGTCCCGCTGGGTGTCGTCGCACCTCGTGACGCCGACGACGTGGCGGCGACGCTCGCGGCCTGCCGGGCGCACGGGGTGCCGGTGGTGGCCCGCGGCGGCGGCACGTCCATCGCCGGCCAGGCGACGGGCACGGGCGTGGTCCTGGACTTCACCCGCCACATGAACGGCCTGGTGTCCCTGGACCCCGCCTCCCGCACGGCGGTCGTCCAGCCCGGCCTGGTCCTCGACCGCCTCCAACAGGCCGCCGCCCCCCACGGGTTGCGCTTCGGCCCCGACCCCTCGACCCACAGCCGCTGCACCCTCGGCGGCATGATCGGCAACAACTCCTGCGGCTCCCACTCGGTCGCCTGGGGCACGACGGCGGACAGCGTGAGCGACCTGTCCGTGATCACCGCGCGCGGGGATCTTCTGCGCCTCGGCCGCGACTGGGCGGGCGCCCCGGAGGGCCTACGCCCCCTCGCGGAGGCCGAGTCGGCCCGCCTGCGCACCGGCTTCCCGGACCTCCCCCGCCGCATCTCGGGCTACGCCCTGGACGCCCTCCTCCCCGAGAACGGCGCGGACGTGGCCCGCTCCTTCTGCGGCAGCGAGGGCACGCTGGGCATCCTCACGGAGGCGGTCGTACGCCTTGTCGAGGCACCCCGCGCACGTGCGTTGGCGGTACTCGGGTACGCCGACGAGAGCGCGGCGGCGGAGGCGGCGGCGGGACTGCTGCCTTTCGCGCCGCTCACCGTCGAGGGCATGGCGGCCGACCTGGTCCGCTCCACGGCCGACCTCCCCCGGGGCGGCGCCTGGCTGTTCGTCGAGACCGGCGGCGACACGGAGGCGGAGGCACGCGCGCGTGCGGAGACCATCGTCCGCGCGGCCGACGTCCTCGACTCCCTGGTGGTGACCGACCCTTCGGGCCAACGGGCCCTGTGGCGCATCCGCGAGGACGCGAGCGGTGCGGCGACGCGCATGCCTGGGGGCACCTCCCAGCCCCCAGGGGCTGGGGGAGGCTCAGAGGCGTGGCCGGGCTGGGAGGACTGCGCGGTGCCACCGGCTCAACTGGGCCCGTATCTCCGCGACTTCAGGGGCTTGCTGGTCGCGCATGGCCTACGGGGCACGCCGTACGGCCACTTCGGGGACGGCTGCATCCACGTCCGCATCGACTTCGACCTGCTGACGGAGGCGGGGGTGGCCCGCTTCCGCCGATTCTCCGAGGAACTGGCCGAGTTGGTGACCGCGCACGGCGGCTCGCTCTCCGGGGAACACGGGGACGGGCAGGCACGAGCGGAACTCCTGCCGAAGATGTACGGCACCGAGATGGTGACGTTGTTCGAGCGGGTCAAGGGAGTCTGGGACCCGGACGACCTCCTCAACCCCGGGATGCTGGTGCGCCCCGCCCCGCTGGACACGAACCTCCGCTTCTCGGTCCTGCCCCGCAAGCCGGTGGACGTGGTGTTCGGCTACCCGTCCGACGGCGGCGACTTCTCGGCGGCGGTACGGCGCTGCGTCGGGGTGGCCAAGTGCCGTACGACAGAGGCGAACGGGCCCTCGGTGATGTGCCCGTCGTTCCGAGCGACGGGCGAGGAGGCGCACTCCACGCGCGGGCGTGCCCGACTCCTCCACGAGATGCTCGCGGGCGAACTGGTCACCGACGGCTGGCAGTCGACCGAGGTCCGGGACGCGCTGGACCTGTGCCTGTCCTGCAAGGGCTGCCGCACGGACTGCCCGGTCGGGGTCGACGTGGCCACGTACAAGGCGGAGTTCCTGCACCACCACTACGAGGGCAGGCGCAGGCCCGCGGCCCACTACGCGATGGGCTGGCTGCCGCGCTGGCTCCGGCTGGTGGCGCGCACGCGTACGGCGTGGCTGGTCAACTCCCTTGCTTCCGTACGGCCGTTGGCGTCGCTGGCGAAACGGCTGGGCGGGATCGCGGGGGAGCGGGGGATTCCGCGGGTGGCGGGGACGACGTTCACGCGGGCGTGGCGACGGGACGCGAGAGCAGGGGAGCCTGGTCGAGAGCGTGTCTTCCTGTGGCCGGACACCTTCACGGAACACCTCTCGCCGGAGGTCGGGCAGGCGGCGGTGCGGGTGCTGGAGGCGGCGGGGCTGGACGTGTTTCCGGTGACGGCGCTTCCGCTGACGGCGGGGAAGCCGGTGTGCTGCGGCCTGACCTACGTCTCGACGGGCCAACTGGACCGCGCCCGCGCGGTGATGAGCCGCACACTGGACGCGATGGGCGAGCTCCCGGGCACGGGGGATGTGCCCATCGTCGTCCTGGAACCGAGCTGCGCGGCGGCCCTCCGCACGGACCTCCCGGAGTTGCTGCCGGACGACCCACGGGCGGCCCGCCTGTCCGCCTCGGTCCTCACCTTCGCCGAGGCTCTGGAACGCCTGGCCCCCGACTGGACCCCACCCCACATCAACCGCCCCACGGTCGGCCAGACCCACTGCCACCAGCACGCGGTACTGGGCGACGCCCCCGACCGCCGCCTGCGCGAGGCGGCCGGCCTGACGGGCGAACTGGCGGGCGGCTGCTGCGGGTTGGCGGGCAACTTCGGCTTCGAGAAGGGCCACTACGAGGTGTCGACGGCATGCGCGGAGGAACAACTCCTCCCGGCGGTACGCCAGGCCCCGGACGGCGCGGTGGTCCTGGCGGACGGCTTCTCGTGCCGCACACAGCTGGAGCAGCTGGCGGGGGTACGGGGCCGGCACCTGGCGGAGGTCCTGGCGGACGCGCTGGAGGAAGAGGGCAAGTGA
- a CDS encoding metallophosphoesterase family protein yields MTDELTRVAVLSDIHGVLPALEAVLAEPEVAAADRIVLTGDITAGPQPAEVVDLLRAEADRVLWISGNADRELVEYRRGERADIPDPIAPYAATALRPDQIDFLAALPKTLTLPIRGLGKVLFCHATPRDDEEVVLVDSRPARWTEVLTGLDDDIRTIVCGHTHMPYVRLAHGRLIVNPGSVGMPYGRPGAHWCLLGPGTDLRVTPYDIPAAIDRLTRESGYPEIAEWADYFLNARASDLDALEAFGPRDGRG; encoded by the coding sequence GTGACCGACGAACTGACCCGAGTCGCCGTCCTCTCCGACATCCACGGAGTGCTCCCCGCCCTGGAAGCGGTCCTCGCCGAACCGGAGGTGGCCGCCGCCGACCGCATCGTCCTCACCGGCGACATCACGGCGGGCCCCCAACCGGCGGAAGTAGTAGACCTGTTGAGAGCCGAGGCCGACCGGGTGCTGTGGATCTCGGGCAACGCCGACCGCGAACTGGTCGAGTACCGCAGAGGCGAACGCGCCGACATCCCCGACCCCATCGCCCCCTACGCGGCAACCGCCCTCCGCCCCGACCAGATCGATTTCCTGGCCGCCCTCCCCAAGACGCTCACCCTCCCGATCCGAGGCCTGGGCAAGGTCCTGTTCTGCCACGCGACGCCCCGGGACGACGAGGAGGTCGTCCTGGTCGACTCCCGCCCCGCCCGCTGGACGGAGGTCCTCACCGGCCTCGACGACGACATCCGCACGATCGTCTGCGGCCACACCCACATGCCGTACGTCCGCCTCGCCCACGGCCGCCTGATCGTCAACCCCGGCAGCGTCGGCATGCCCTACGGCCGCCCCGGCGCCCACTGGTGCCTGCTCGGCCCCGGCACGGACCTGCGTGTGACGCCGTACGACATCCCGGCGGCGATCGACCGTCTCACCCGCGAGTCCGGCTACCCGGAGATCGCCGAGTGGGCCGACTACTTCCTCAACGCGCGGGCGTCGGACCTGGACGCGCTGGAGGCGTTCGGACCCCGGGACGGGCGCGGGTGA
- a CDS encoding lipid II:glycine glycyltransferase FemX, with product MTNLRLRPITPAEHLAFIAARPSASHMQVPSWGAVKPDWRAESLGWFEEASGQLVGVGLVLYRPVPKLKKYLAYLPEGPVIDWHAADLDRWLDPMLAHLKSQGAFTVKMGPPVVVRRWSADAVKAAIADPDARRLKDAAPTSYEPRAYEVADRLRRAGWQQTEAGGEDGFAAGQPRYVFQVPFAGRSLDDIHRGLNQQWRRNIKKAEKSGVKVVQGGYDELPAFYELYAETAERDRFIPRPLPYFQRMWTALTAEHPDRMRLYLAHHDGEILAAATMLTVGRHVWYSYGASTSRRREVQPNNAMQWRMMTDAHQLGADVYDFRGITDTLEESNHLLGLLRFKAGAGGEAVEYLGEWDFPLNRLLHKALDLYMARR from the coding sequence ATGACCAACCTCCGTCTCCGCCCCATCACCCCCGCCGAACACCTCGCCTTCATCGCCGCCCGCCCCTCCGCCAGCCATATGCAGGTGCCGTCGTGGGGTGCGGTGAAGCCCGACTGGCGGGCGGAGAGCCTGGGGTGGTTCGAGGAGGCGAGCGGGCAACTGGTCGGCGTGGGGCTGGTGTTGTACCGGCCCGTGCCCAAACTCAAGAAGTACCTCGCGTACCTGCCCGAGGGTCCGGTCATCGACTGGCACGCCGCCGATCTCGACCGCTGGCTCGACCCGATGCTCGCGCACCTCAAGTCGCAGGGCGCGTTCACCGTGAAGATGGGCCCGCCCGTCGTCGTACGCCGCTGGAGCGCGGACGCGGTGAAGGCGGCGATCGCCGACCCCGACGCTCGCCGGCTGAAGGACGCCGCGCCCACGTCGTACGAACCGCGTGCCTACGAGGTCGCCGACCGCCTGCGCCGCGCGGGCTGGCAGCAGACGGAAGCCGGGGGAGAGGACGGCTTCGCGGCCGGGCAGCCCCGGTACGTCTTCCAAGTGCCGTTCGCGGGACGCTCGTTGGACGACATCCACCGCGGCCTCAACCAGCAGTGGCGGCGCAACATCAAGAAGGCCGAGAAGTCCGGCGTGAAGGTGGTCCAGGGCGGCTACGACGAACTCCCCGCCTTCTACGAGCTGTACGCCGAGACCGCCGAGCGCGACCGTTTCATCCCGCGCCCGCTGCCCTACTTCCAGCGCATGTGGACCGCCCTCACCGCCGAACACCCCGACCGCATGCGCCTCTACCTCGCCCACCACGACGGCGAGATCCTCGCCGCGGCCACGATGCTGACGGTGGGCCGGCACGTCTGGTACTCCTACGGCGCCTCCACCAGCCGCCGCCGCGAGGTGCAGCCCAACAACGCGATGCAGTGGCGCATGATGACCGACGCCCATCAACTCGGCGCCGACGTATACGACTTCAGGGGCATCACCGACACCCTGGAGGAGTCCAACCATCTGCTGGGGCTGCTGCGTTTCAAGGCCGGCGCGGGTGGAGAGGCCGTCGAGTACCTGGGGGAGTGGGACTTCCCCCTCAACCGGCTGCTGCACAAGGCGCTGGACCTCTACATGGCGCGCCGCTGA